One genomic window of Hydra vulgaris chromosome 03, alternate assembly HydraT2T_AEP includes the following:
- the LOC136078046 gene encoding uncharacterized protein LOC136078046 has protein sequence MQRHPQLSLRGPESTSIARAQGFNKERVQSFFNLLSKLYMEEKLTPDRLYNMDETSLSTVQDGQIKIISARGKKRVGIMTSSVRGNSVTAVVCVSAAGFYVPPMLIYKRKRMKPEITNGAPPGTVFSTQEKGWMSNEGFLDWLNHFIKVVKPLKQSKVLLILDGHVTHSKNLAAIYLARNAGVRMISLPPHTTHRLQPLDVAFFGPLGTYYDEAMQKWMRSHISQPVTTWQVAELFGDAYSQAASLRIAMKGFQASGLWPLDINVFTDSDFTASSFTDVGPSNNLQSSESIDGMTKLSTDKSSEKKLKCHVSVSTLSLLPVVSLEVKNKKRRSRTTQAADLTSSPYRRALEITPRNQKHTLNQIASKQIKKSKKKSSH, from the coding sequence ATGCAAAGGCACCCACAACTGTCGCTTCGTGGGCCTGAATCAACATCAATTGCACGTGCACAAGGTTTTAATAAAGAGCGAGTGCaatctttctttaatttactttcaaaGTTATACATGGAAGAAAAGTTAACTCCAGACAGACTTTATAATATGGATGAAACTAGTTTATCAACAGTACAAGATGGtcagataaaaattattagtgcAAGGGGCAAAAAACGAGTTGGAATTATGACTAGTAGTGTACGAGGAAATTCAGTAACAGCTGTAGTTTGTGTATCTGCAGCAGGATTTTATGTTCCAccaatgttaatatataaacgTAAAAGAATGAAGCCAGAAATAACAAATGGTGCACCTCCAGGAACTGTATTTAGTACTCAAGAGAAAGGATGGATGTCAAATGAAGGTTTTTTAGATTGGCTCAATCATTTCATTAAAGTTGTTAAACctttaaaacaatcaaaagttTTGTTGATACTTGATGGTCATGTTacacattcaaaaaatttggcAGCGATATATCTAGCACGAAATGCTGGAGTGCGTATGATATCACTACCTCCCCATACTACACACAGACTGCAACCATTAGACGTTGCGTTCTTTGGACCACTTGGTACATACTATGATGAAGCTATGCAAAAATGGATGCGGTCACATATATCACAACCAGTAACAACTTGGCAAGTTGCAGAATTATTTGGTGACGCATATAGTCAGGCAGCATCATTGAGAATTGCTATGAAAGGATTTCAGGCTAGTGGGTTGTGGCCTTTGGACATAAATGTATTCACTGATTCTGATTTTACAGCCTCTTCATTTACTGATGTTGGTCCTTCAAACAATCTTCAGTCATCTGAAAGTATAGATGGGATGACAAAACTATCTACAGATAaatcaagtgaaaaaaaattaaaatgtcatgTTTCAGTTTCAACTTTGTCTCTTTTGCCAGTGGTTTCACTtgaagtaaaaaacaaaaaaagaagatcACGAACAACTCAGGCGGCTGATCTTACAAGCTCCCCATATAGACGTGCTCTAGAAATTACACCAAGAAATCAAAAGCACACACTAAATCAAATAGCTtccaaacaaattaaaaaatctaaaaaaaaaagctcacaCTAA